The Fortiea contorta PCC 7126 genome has a segment encoding these proteins:
- a CDS encoding adenine phosphoribosyltransferase — MDLKSLIRDIPDFPKPGILFRDITTLLRDPEGLRYTIDFFSQKCIDNGLRADYVVGMESRGFIFGAPLAYKLGAGFIPARKKGKLPGAVHSIEYALEYGTDSLEVHQDALHPGSKVLIVDDLIATGGTASATAKLVQMIGCELVGFGFIIELRDLQGRQHLPDVPIISLIEY; from the coding sequence ATGGATTTAAAGTCTCTAATTCGTGACATCCCAGATTTTCCGAAACCGGGAATTTTATTTCGGGATATTACTACCCTACTGCGAGATCCTGAAGGATTGCGGTACACAATTGACTTTTTTTCCCAAAAGTGCATTGATAATGGACTGAGAGCTGATTATGTGGTGGGGATGGAGTCGCGGGGGTTCATTTTTGGCGCTCCTCTGGCTTATAAATTAGGCGCAGGCTTTATTCCCGCTCGCAAGAAAGGTAAATTACCAGGAGCAGTCCACTCGATTGAATACGCACTAGAGTATGGTACGGATTCTCTGGAAGTGCATCAAGATGCATTACACCCAGGTAGCAAAGTTTTGATTGTGGACGATTTGATTGCTACTGGGGGGACAGCGAGTGCTACGGCCAAGTTGGTGCAGATGATAGGCTGTGAATTGGTGGGATTTGGGTTTATTATCGAGCTACGGGATTTACAAGGGCGTCAACATCTACCAGATGTACCCATTATTTCGTTGATTGAATATTAG
- a CDS encoding DUF3038 domain-containing protein: MNVSASLTQFNSPTTQSLPMILDTLPDPATEEQGCPRRTRLQIDLILLAIEALELGGSEAILAFAEELDLKVIVKNRVNLWRMRSSNPLRRAHVRRPLTILEAKALVVIASYIARRLTVVIRQMLMIYQQMYDKQIPLEQNLRLSNYLERFRTHFRSRMSARRSGALAFNTDEQLDELAINLLGQLLFCTGTAGMQRFWISLFDGEV, translated from the coding sequence ATGAACGTCTCCGCGAGTTTAACGCAATTCAACAGTCCCACCACTCAGTCACTACCGATGATTTTGGACACTTTACCAGATCCGGCAACTGAGGAACAAGGCTGTCCCCGAAGAACCCGGTTGCAAATTGATCTAATTTTATTGGCGATTGAAGCTTTAGAGCTTGGGGGTTCGGAAGCTATCCTGGCTTTTGCTGAAGAATTAGACTTAAAAGTAATTGTTAAAAATCGAGTGAATTTATGGCGTATGCGTAGCTCTAATCCATTGCGCAGAGCACATGTGCGTCGTCCTTTAACTATTTTAGAAGCCAAAGCTTTGGTAGTGATTGCTTCTTACATAGCACGCCGTTTGACAGTTGTAATTCGTCAAATGTTAATGATTTATCAGCAAATGTATGACAAGCAAATTCCACTAGAACAAAATCTGCGACTATCTAATTATTTAGAGCGTTTTAGAACTCACTTTCGCAGCAGAATGAGCGCACGACGCTCTGGCGCATTAGCATTTAATACAGATGAACAATTAGATGAACTTGCTATCAATCTGTTAGGACAATTATTATTTTGTACTGGTACGGCGGGAATGCAGCGATTTTGGATTAGTCTTTTTGATGGTGAAGTGTAA
- a CDS encoding phytoene desaturase family protein — protein MRQTCTHSDVIVIGGGIGGLCASGLLARYGKRVIVCESHTILGGAAHSFKRRGFEFDSGPSFYCGLTGSESLNPLKQVLDVLGESIQVIPYDPLGHYHFPETTFAVYRHIDRYQQEVEKITPQGAKELQQFQERLLKLYEAMKDIPTLVLREDWQIIPTLLRYYLPSLVKMLPHLSIVQASVGSVMDATIKDPWVRRLIDLECFLLSGLKAHGTIAPEIAFMLGERSRMGVEYPLGGSGAIVKALARGLERWGGELRTGCHVEQILVESGKVVGVRLPQGETMKAPIVISNASIWDTYNHLLSVEDLPKAYRQAALDTPMVESFMHLHLGIRATGLENLTGHHVVFHDSRQDITTPGNTCMISIPSVWDASLAPEGHHVIHAYTLEPYAGWERNEGYEHKKHQKAQSLYRALEKIIPDIRDRIVVELIGTPLTHAYYLRRYHGTYGPAMSDDKPLRVYAAGKAMFPGHTTPIQGLYRVGDSTTPGIGVPAVAASAILCANTLVSPQQTAELLSKIN, from the coding sequence ATGCGACAAACATGCACTCATAGTGATGTCATAGTAATTGGTGGTGGAATTGGCGGGTTGTGTGCATCTGGGTTACTTGCTCGTTATGGCAAGCGGGTAATAGTATGTGAAAGTCACACAATTTTGGGCGGTGCTGCTCATAGCTTTAAACGGCGAGGGTTTGAATTTGATTCTGGCCCTTCTTTTTATTGTGGTTTGACTGGTAGTGAGAGCTTAAATCCGCTTAAACAAGTTTTGGATGTGCTCGGTGAATCCATTCAAGTTATACCCTATGATCCTTTGGGACATTATCACTTTCCGGAAACCACTTTTGCAGTTTATCGCCATATTGATCGTTATCAGCAAGAAGTCGAGAAAATTACGCCTCAAGGTGCAAAAGAACTGCAACAGTTTCAGGAACGCTTGTTAAAACTTTATGAAGCCATGAAAGATATTCCCACTTTGGTGTTGCGGGAAGATTGGCAGATTATCCCTACGTTACTGAGATATTATCTCCCATCCTTGGTAAAAATGTTGCCTCATTTATCAATTGTCCAAGCCTCTGTGGGTAGTGTGATGGATGCAACAATTAAAGATCCTTGGGTGCGGAGATTGATAGATTTGGAATGTTTTCTACTCTCAGGTTTAAAAGCACACGGGACAATAGCGCCAGAGATAGCTTTTATGTTGGGTGAACGTTCTCGGATGGGGGTGGAATATCCGTTGGGTGGTAGTGGAGCAATAGTTAAGGCTTTGGCGCGGGGGTTAGAACGGTGGGGTGGTGAGTTGCGGACAGGATGTCACGTTGAGCAGATTTTAGTAGAATCTGGAAAGGTTGTGGGTGTGCGTCTTCCCCAAGGTGAGACGATGAAAGCGCCCATCGTGATTTCTAACGCTTCGATTTGGGATACTTACAATCACCTGCTCAGTGTTGAAGATTTACCAAAAGCTTACCGCCAAGCTGCGCTAGATACTCCCATGGTGGAAAGCTTTATGCATTTACACTTAGGTATCCGGGCTACAGGTTTGGAGAATTTAACTGGACATCATGTGGTATTTCACGATTCTCGCCAAGATATTACCACACCGGGAAATACCTGCATGATTTCTATTCCTAGTGTGTGGGATGCAAGTTTAGCGCCAGAGGGACATCATGTGATTCATGCTTATACTTTAGAACCCTATGCTGGATGGGAAAGGAATGAGGGTTATGAACACAAGAAACATCAAAAAGCTCAATCTTTATATCGTGCCTTAGAGAAGATTATACCTGATATTCGCGATCGCATTGTCGTAGAACTGATCGGCACACCTCTAACTCACGCCTATTATTTACGCAGATATCATGGCACATATGGCCCAGCGATGTCTGACGACAAGCCGCTCCGCGTCTACGCAGCTGGTAAAGCCATGTTTCCTGGACACACCACCCCCATTCAGGGATTGTATCGCGTCGGGGATAGCACTACGCCCGGAATCGGTGTACCAGCGGTGGCTGCTTCGGCGATTTTGTGCGCTAATACCTTAGTCAGCCCCCAGCAGACAGCTGAGTTGTTGAGCAAAATTAATTAA